One Sphingobacteruim zhuxiongii DNA window includes the following coding sequences:
- a CDS encoding glycerophosphodiester phosphodiesterase — MKMLNTKKLFQYTLLGVSLGISSISSSFAQLNEVKIFAHRAGAHEYDENTLSAFKTTYEQGMRGYETDVRITKDGQLVIFHDDNLKRIVGKEGVIEEMTLAEIKKLKTLKGNEIPTLDEIVNYFKDKPGVYIEFEMKTNKPMYDEATLHKYCDMLYNKVYSNRPQNSDYLLTSFDKRPLQYLKQKYPSADLMFIKGEALTQALIDETKALGIKRIAANITQTTRAMVKDAKKQGMTVSLWPGRSVDDFLLGLSLGSDYLCTDVPIEVSTWVKNNASWVKLK; from the coding sequence ATGAAAATGTTAAATACCAAAAAGTTATTTCAGTACACGCTATTGGGAGTGTCGCTAGGCATTTCATCGATTTCTTCGTCATTCGCACAGCTTAATGAAGTGAAGATATTTGCTCACCGTGCAGGAGCACACGAGTATGACGAGAATACTTTGTCGGCCTTCAAGACTACTTATGAGCAAGGGATGCGTGGTTATGAAACGGATGTCAGAATTACGAAAGATGGGCAGTTGGTAATCTTTCATGATGATAATCTCAAAAGAATTGTCGGTAAGGAAGGAGTGATTGAAGAAATGACGCTTGCGGAGATTAAGAAATTAAAAACCTTAAAGGGGAATGAGATTCCTACCCTCGATGAGATTGTAAATTACTTTAAAGACAAACCTGGAGTTTATATTGAGTTTGAAATGAAGACGAATAAACCGATGTATGATGAGGCAACGTTACATAAATACTGCGATATGTTGTACAATAAAGTGTATTCAAATAGACCTCAAAATTCGGATTATTTACTTACCTCATTTGATAAAAGACCACTACAGTATTTGAAGCAGAAATATCCAAGTGCGGATTTAATGTTTATCAAAGGCGAAGCTTTGACGCAAGCATTAATTGATGAAACAAAAGCATTAGGAATTAAACGAATAGCGGCTAACATTACACAAACAACGCGTGCAATGGTTAAAGATGCCAAGAAACAAGGGATGACTGTTAGTTTATGGCCTGGACGTTCCGTTGATGATTTCCTTTTAGGATTATCACTGGGTTCCGATTATCTGTGTACAGATGTGCCTATTGAAGTCTCCACCTGGGTGAAAAACAACGCAAGTTGGGTTAAACTTAAATAA
- a CDS encoding DUF3748 domain-containing protein: MSKQKQLTQGEHGHTLHHNGVLSKDGQWILFDYRNDETHIAKTGTIAVMNLLDGKEYPIYQTSNQSEYGPGVGAASFNPYTNQVVFIHGLCDADKEKPYDITRRTAVMVDMDRNNEASYVDSRDIVAPYVPGSLRGGTHSHMWSPDGRLLSFTYNDELIDSQLRTVGVMLPIDSPEKVNEEPVNVQGSFYAAIVSDVVDKPRWGTDDINRAFDECWVTNPTGSKNTFSIAFQGNTFNENGDLVTEVFLVDIDCESILKDSLAVGEIGERPKVPQGTIQKRLTYTEHGLSDLRHWLRASPDGQYVYALAKDLYYKNQLVRISVETGEMKYLSEFTFSISSPINLDSNGEFVCFVANNQVYSFQFASGNLQQLTDNLMDALPIVGAPHFDRNYKTVFYNQIVRCNESEFIQIMTTSI, from the coding sequence ATGTCGAAACAAAAGCAGCTTACACAAGGAGAACATGGGCATACACTCCATCATAATGGTGTGTTATCTAAGGATGGTCAGTGGATTCTTTTTGATTATCGGAATGATGAAACCCATATTGCGAAAACTGGAACAATTGCGGTAATGAATTTACTTGATGGAAAGGAGTATCCCATCTATCAAACTTCAAATCAATCGGAATACGGCCCGGGAGTTGGTGCAGCATCTTTTAATCCTTATACAAATCAAGTGGTTTTTATTCACGGTTTGTGTGATGCCGATAAAGAGAAACCTTATGATATCACTCGAAGGACCGCGGTGATGGTAGATATGGATAGGAATAATGAAGCGTCTTATGTGGATAGTCGTGATATTGTAGCACCCTATGTTCCGGGCAGTTTACGCGGAGGTACGCACTCACATATGTGGAGTCCGGATGGTCGTTTGTTAAGTTTTACATACAATGATGAGCTGATCGATTCTCAGCTTCGAACTGTAGGCGTTATGTTGCCGATCGATTCACCCGAAAAAGTGAATGAAGAACCCGTTAATGTTCAGGGTTCTTTTTATGCAGCGATCGTATCGGATGTCGTTGATAAGCCAAGATGGGGAACCGATGATATAAATCGAGCTTTTGATGAATGTTGGGTGACTAATCCTACTGGATCAAAAAACACATTTAGTATCGCTTTTCAAGGGAATACGTTCAATGAAAATGGAGACTTGGTCACCGAGGTCTTCTTAGTTGATATTGATTGTGAAAGTATTCTAAAAGATAGTCTGGCTGTTGGGGAAATTGGGGAACGGCCAAAGGTTCCACAAGGAACTATACAAAAGAGACTCACTTATACTGAACATGGGCTTTCGGATCTTCGACATTGGTTAAGAGCGAGTCCCGACGGTCAATATGTTTATGCTCTTGCAAAAGATCTGTATTACAAAAACCAGCTTGTCCGTATTTCTGTTGAAACGGGGGAAATGAAATATCTTTCTGAGTTCACATTCTCTATTTCATCCCCAATCAATTTAGATTCGAACGGCGAGTTTGTCTGCTTCGTCGCAAACAATCAGGTTTATAGCTTTCAATTTGCAAGCGGGAATTTGCAGCAACTAACGGATAATTTGATGGATGCATTACCAATAGTCGGCGCACCACATTTCGACCGCAATTATAAAACTGTATTTTATAATCAGATAGTGCGTTGCAATGAAAGTGAATTTATACAAATAATGACTACGAGCATTTAG
- a CDS encoding protein-disulfide reductase DsbD family protein codes for MKYIFHIILVFALFFAGSVQAQEADSLINLDDVEFTTGADTQLLDTAVTEDVVFSDGQDSVSQDTTAKASASAVAAPQESKSLWGIFIAGLIGGFAAFLMPCIFPMVPLTVSFFTKKSDSRSKAISQAFLYGLFIIVIYVALGMLITIAFGPEALNALSTNGIFNFLFFLLLVVFAASFFGAFEITLPSSFVNKIDSNSDKSGLVGLFFMSASLAVVSFSCTGPIIGTLLVEAATKGERLGPAVGMFGFSLALAIPFVLFAMFPSLLKSLPKSGGWLNSVKVVLGFLELALAMKFLSNVDLAYNWQLLDREIFLALWIVIFGLMGLYLLGKIKFSHDSDLAFLSVPRLVLTIVIFSFVVYMIPGMWGAPLKSIAAFLPPIGTQDFDISSASGQSATATDAASRKHYSHFHSRATIKGFDPYYDYDEALAAAKAQNKPLMIDFTGWTCVNCRKMEASVWSDPKVKGLINENFILVELYVDEHDLKLPEAEQYVSKETGKKINTVGKKNTDFQITRFQSNSQPLYAIVGADEQLLVPASGANYDIESYAAYLQSAIDAYKAK; via the coding sequence ATGAAGTATATTTTTCATATTATTTTAGTTTTCGCGTTGTTTTTCGCGGGGTCAGTGCAGGCGCAAGAAGCGGACAGTCTGATCAACCTAGACGACGTTGAGTTTACCACTGGCGCTGATACGCAGCTATTGGATACGGCAGTGACCGAAGATGTTGTTTTCTCTGACGGACAAGACTCTGTGAGTCAAGACACGACAGCAAAAGCTTCTGCAAGTGCTGTTGCGGCACCGCAGGAATCAAAATCTCTTTGGGGAATCTTTATCGCTGGCCTTATCGGCGGTTTTGCAGCATTTCTAATGCCTTGTATCTTCCCAATGGTGCCTTTGACAGTCTCTTTCTTTACCAAGAAATCAGACTCCAGAAGTAAAGCCATTTCTCAAGCCTTTTTATACGGGCTGTTTATCATTGTTATTTATGTAGCATTAGGTATGTTGATTACCATTGCGTTCGGTCCAGAGGCCTTAAATGCACTCTCCACCAACGGAATTTTCAACTTCCTATTCTTCCTTTTACTGGTTGTCTTTGCGGCTTCTTTTTTCGGAGCATTCGAGATTACCTTACCAAGTTCATTTGTCAACAAGATTGACTCCAATTCCGATAAAAGCGGGTTGGTCGGTTTGTTCTTTATGTCGGCTAGTTTAGCGGTTGTTTCTTTCTCTTGTACAGGTCCGATAATCGGGACCCTGCTTGTAGAAGCGGCAACCAAAGGCGAGCGTTTAGGACCTGCTGTGGGTATGTTTGGCTTCTCTTTAGCTTTAGCCATTCCATTTGTATTATTTGCGATGTTCCCTTCATTATTAAAATCATTACCTAAATCAGGCGGATGGTTAAACAGTGTGAAAGTGGTTTTAGGTTTCTTAGAGCTAGCTTTAGCGATGAAATTCCTTTCCAACGTGGATTTAGCTTACAACTGGCAGTTATTGGATCGGGAAATATTCCTAGCCCTATGGATCGTAATCTTTGGATTAATGGGACTTTACCTATTGGGGAAAATCAAGTTCTCTCACGATAGTGACTTAGCTTTTCTATCGGTTCCTCGCTTAGTATTAACGATTGTAATATTCTCCTTTGTGGTTTATATGATACCAGGCATGTGGGGCGCTCCATTAAAATCGATTGCAGCCTTCCTTCCTCCAATTGGAACACAGGATTTTGATATCTCTAGCGCTAGTGGTCAAAGCGCAACGGCAACGGATGCGGCTAGCAGAAAGCATTATAGCCATTTCCACAGTCGTGCAACAATTAAAGGATTCGATCCTTACTATGATTATGATGAGGCATTGGCAGCAGCAAAGGCACAGAATAAGCCTTTGATGATTGACTTTACCGGCTGGACTTGTGTAAACTGTCGCAAGATGGAAGCCTCGGTATGGTCGGATCCAAAAGTGAAGGGTCTAATCAATGAAAACTTTATTTTAGTCGAATTATATGTTGATGAGCACGATTTGAAATTACCTGAAGCGGAGCAATATGTTTCCAAAGAAACAGGCAAGAAGATCAATACGGTTGGTAAGAAAAATACGGACTTTCAGATCACTCGCTTTCAGAGCAATTCCCAACCCTTGTATGCAATCGTAGGTGCTGATGAGCAACTATTGGTTCCGGCAAGTGGCGCAAATTATGATATTGAGAGCTATGCAGCCTATTTGCAGAGCGCTATAGACGCTTATAAAGCGAAATAA
- a CDS encoding PLP-dependent cysteine synthase family protein, with translation MMIEESTVSKCLSPELDSRFRHLWCLVGNTPMLELQYTYKGKPGKIYVKCENYNLTGSIKDRMALYILYKAYANCQIRPTDMIVEATSGNTGIAFSAIGKALGHAVKIIMPNWLSKERIDIIKSMGADIQLVSKEEGGFLGSIQLSEELAAKGGVFLPRQFENLFNAEAHELTTGKEIALQLESQGLVADAFVAGVGTGGTVMGVGKQLKNYNPLVKIHPLEPQESPTLTTGYKVGAHRIQGISDEFIPAIVKLEELDPVVCASDGDSIIMAQKLAQQLGLAVGISSGANVIGAIKLKQELGDDAVVVTLLCDDNKKYLTTDLVKEQPVKEGYISTDLEFTGFHPIARLENPLIGFNK, from the coding sequence ATGATGATCGAGGAATCAACAGTTAGTAAGTGTTTATCTCCTGAGTTGGATAGCCGATTTAGACATCTATGGTGTTTAGTTGGAAATACACCGATGTTAGAACTTCAATATACTTATAAGGGGAAACCTGGGAAGATCTACGTGAAGTGTGAGAATTACAATTTAACAGGAAGTATCAAAGACCGTATGGCCTTGTATATTTTATATAAAGCTTATGCTAACTGCCAAATTCGCCCAACGGATATGATTGTTGAAGCGACGAGTGGAAATACAGGTATAGCGTTTTCAGCTATTGGAAAAGCCTTAGGTCATGCTGTAAAAATTATTATGCCGAATTGGTTGAGTAAAGAACGCATCGATATTATTAAATCTATGGGTGCTGATATTCAATTAGTCAGCAAAGAAGAGGGTGGTTTCTTAGGAAGTATTCAACTAAGTGAGGAATTAGCTGCTAAAGGTGGTGTGTTTTTACCTAGGCAGTTCGAGAACCTTTTCAATGCGGAAGCGCATGAATTGACCACTGGGAAAGAAATTGCTTTGCAATTAGAATCACAGGGATTGGTTGCAGACGCATTTGTTGCTGGCGTCGGAACGGGTGGTACGGTTATGGGCGTTGGAAAGCAGTTGAAGAACTATAATCCATTGGTTAAAATCCATCCTTTAGAGCCTCAAGAAAGTCCAACGTTAACGACTGGATATAAAGTAGGTGCACATCGTATTCAAGGTATTTCTGACGAGTTTATTCCAGCTATTGTGAAGTTAGAAGAATTGGATCCTGTAGTTTGTGCCTCGGATGGTGATTCTATCATTATGGCACAGAAGTTAGCGCAGCAGTTAGGATTAGCGGTTGGTATTTCCTCAGGTGCGAATGTGATTGGCGCAATCAAATTAAAGCAAGAATTGGGTGATGACGCTGTAGTGGTGACATTACTATGCGACGATAATAAAAAATACTTAACTACAGATTTAGTTAAGGAGCAACCAGTTAAAGAGGGGTATATTTCTACAGATCTTGAGTTTACAGGATTTCATCCTATTGCAAGATTGGAGAACCCATTAATCGGTTTCAATAAATAG
- a CDS encoding Lrp/AsnC family transcriptional regulator yields the protein MDLDQTDIKLLKLLQADATLSNKELSLKLHKSIAAIHERVKKLKSGGYIKKTVAILDRQKVGIGLISFSQVFLKAHTFEVLGEFEREVSKFPEVMECYQMAGSYDFMLRIATKDMEAYHQFLRHKLAVLPHVNTVQTYFVLSETKSETAYHF from the coding sequence ATGGATTTGGATCAAACTGACATCAAATTGCTAAAGCTGCTTCAAGCCGATGCGACCCTCAGCAATAAGGAACTATCCTTAAAGCTTCATAAATCTATTGCAGCTATACATGAACGCGTAAAAAAGCTTAAATCAGGGGGATACATCAAAAAAACAGTAGCGATACTCGATCGACAAAAAGTCGGAATCGGTTTAATCTCCTTTTCACAAGTATTCCTTAAAGCCCATACATTCGAAGTGCTTGGCGAATTTGAACGTGAGGTTTCTAAATTTCCGGAAGTAATGGAATGCTATCAAATGGCAGGATCCTATGATTTTATGTTACGTATAGCAACTAAAGACATGGAAGCCTACCATCAATTTTTAAGGCATAAATTAGCAGTTCTACCGCATGTTAATACCGTACAAACCTATTTCGTACTCTCCGAAACCAAAAGTGAGACCGCATACCACTTTTAA
- a CDS encoding TlpA family protein disulfide reductase, with protein sequence MSTPESNKFISFLREHGFSLVLGLVIVLLIVSPDAKAWALRQIMKTGIFNAKIEEQASDLKQIHDFSYSDEQGNVFSTERLRGKVVFINFWASWCPPCRAEFPSIQTLYERFKDHPQVEFIMINQDDDVAVGKNYLQNEGLTVPIHRLNGPLSHEIYTGSLPTTLIFAKDGSIRFKHEGFANYASSNFMEQIESLIKKD encoded by the coding sequence ATGAGTACTCCTGAATCAAACAAATTTATTTCTTTCCTACGGGAGCATGGCTTTAGTCTTGTTTTGGGGCTTGTAATCGTTTTATTGATAGTATCTCCTGACGCAAAAGCATGGGCTTTACGGCAGATCATGAAAACCGGTATCTTTAATGCGAAGATTGAAGAACAAGCCTCAGACTTAAAACAAATCCATGACTTCTCTTATAGTGATGAACAAGGGAATGTTTTTTCAACCGAGAGGCTGCGAGGGAAGGTGGTTTTCATCAATTTTTGGGCATCCTGGTGTCCGCCTTGTCGGGCGGAATTTCCGTCTATTCAAACCCTTTATGAGCGTTTTAAGGATCATCCGCAAGTTGAGTTTATCATGATCAATCAAGATGATGACGTTGCGGTAGGAAAAAACTATTTGCAGAATGAAGGATTAACCGTGCCAATACACCGATTGAATGGTCCCTTGTCACATGAAATTTATACAGGATCTTTACCTACGACTTTAATATTTGCAAAAGACGGAAGTATTCGATTCAAGCATGAAGGCTTTGCTAATTATGCGTCATCGAATTTTATGGAACAAATAGAAAGCCTCATCAAGAAAGATTAG
- a CDS encoding TlpA family protein disulfide reductase, with protein MKKILLPALILITSLSFSACGNAEKKNAEVTNDSTTATATTPSSSAEPITEGNYQISFLDEKGNSVDLKSLKGKVVFINFWATWCPPCIEELPSINNLRNGYKDNDNIVFLMVDVDSEIEQSTAFMKDNSYDLPVFIPNSEIPSEFLAGAIPTTVVLDKRGNIAERVEGGQDYDTQEIKDRLNELIQAK; from the coding sequence ATGAAAAAAATATTGCTACCAGCTTTAATTTTAATAACATCCTTAAGTTTTTCAGCATGTGGTAACGCTGAAAAGAAAAACGCTGAGGTAACCAATGATTCGACAACGGCAACTGCAACAACTCCTTCTAGTTCAGCTGAACCTATTACAGAAGGAAACTACCAAATTTCATTTCTAGATGAAAAAGGAAATTCCGTTGATTTAAAATCCCTGAAGGGAAAAGTTGTGTTTATCAATTTTTGGGCAACTTGGTGTCCTCCATGTATTGAGGAACTACCTTCAATCAATAACCTACGGAATGGTTATAAGGACAACGATAATATCGTTTTCTTAATGGTGGATGTAGACTCGGAAATTGAACAATCAACCGCTTTTATGAAGGATAATAGCTATGACTTACCGGTATTTATACCTAATAGCGAAATACCTTCGGAATTTCTCGCTGGCGCTATTCCAACAACGGTTGTTCTCGACAAAAGAGGAAATATTGCTGAACGTGTCGAAGGGGGACAAGATTACGATACCCAAGAGATTAAAGACCGCTTGAACGAGTTGATTCAAGCAAAATAG
- a CDS encoding DUF2931 family protein, giving the protein MRINTVNKLYILIFVILATLAVIKTCRFKPWDRYFYFVSATSPASYPIHVRNLYMETDNPDDLIIINKENTEPYAANWGEEYYFIETNEKEQLPKQLIIQYLDFRSKLFYKDTLALPTDEIRKIFKDAAKKNDELDIYYRGGDAKGLTFLIGIANEGHIIVWLRTKTEDHIVLKTKLTPKQPNAEDLYYDGYKSFKDYYNDVFADISDSLKLKFDSGWDRNAKYIDSLQIPKP; this is encoded by the coding sequence ATGAGAATTAACACAGTCAATAAGCTATATATCCTGATTTTTGTCATACTTGCTACATTAGCCGTGATTAAGACTTGTCGCTTTAAGCCTTGGGACCGCTACTTTTACTTCGTGAGTGCGACTTCACCTGCATCCTACCCCATTCACGTTCGTAATTTGTATATGGAAACTGACAATCCGGACGATTTAATTATCATCAACAAAGAAAACACAGAGCCCTACGCAGCAAATTGGGGAGAGGAATACTACTTCATAGAAACAAACGAGAAAGAACAACTGCCAAAACAACTCATCATTCAGTACCTTGATTTCCGTAGTAAATTGTTTTACAAAGATACCTTAGCGCTACCTACAGATGAAATCAGAAAAATATTTAAAGACGCAGCCAAGAAAAACGATGAATTGGACATTTACTATCGAGGTGGAGATGCGAAAGGTCTGACTTTTCTAATTGGGATAGCGAATGAAGGACATATTATTGTCTGGCTAAGGACAAAGACTGAAGATCATATTGTTTTGAAAACCAAACTTACCCCTAAACAACCAAATGCAGAAGACTTATATTATGATGGTTATAAATCTTTTAAAGACTATTATAATGATGTTTTCGCGGATATTTCTGATAGCTTAAAGCTAAAATTTGATTCCGGCTGGGACCGGAATGCCAAATATATTGATAGTCTTCAGATTCCAAAACCGTAG
- a CDS encoding Crp/Fnr family transcriptional regulator, translated as MREEFERDGVKLSFKAGDILVEPQKCIKIIPLVLKGNIRVLRQNEDGQELFIYYIKEGQSCAISLSTMMMDKLSNIRAIAEEDVELIGIPSPVARHWYETYPAWRWFVLNTLDFRYEEILSTLDSVAFKKIDERLIEYLATKSESIQNNSLTITHQEIANELSTSREVISRLLKQLEQRGMVKLFRNKVEIISLV; from the coding sequence TTGCGGGAGGAGTTTGAAAGAGACGGCGTAAAACTCAGCTTCAAAGCCGGCGATATTCTTGTCGAACCTCAAAAGTGCATTAAGATCATTCCCTTAGTTCTCAAGGGCAACATTCGAGTCCTCCGACAAAACGAAGATGGTCAAGAACTTTTCATCTATTACATCAAAGAAGGACAGTCTTGCGCTATTTCCCTTTCCACCATGATGATGGACAAACTCTCTAATATCAGAGCAATTGCAGAAGAAGACGTCGAACTCATTGGCATCCCCTCTCCTGTTGCACGCCACTGGTATGAAACCTACCCTGCATGGAGATGGTTTGTCCTAAACACCTTGGATTTCCGATATGAGGAGATTCTCTCCACTTTAGACAGCGTTGCATTCAAGAAAATTGACGAACGATTAATTGAGTACCTAGCAACTAAGTCGGAAAGCATTCAAAACAATAGTTTGACTATTACGCATCAAGAGATCGCCAATGAATTGTCCACTTCTCGCGAGGTGATTTCTAGGCTATTGAAACAGTTGGAACAGCGTGGTATGGTAAAGCTTTTCCGAAACAAAGTGGAAATAATTTCCCTTGTGTGA
- a CDS encoding YgaP family membrane protein, whose protein sequence is MRQNLGTIDRGIRVFAALAIAILFFSETISGTIGIVLMIFAGVMILTSLMGYCPLYSLLGISTYKNKNQNPYQQKLDN, encoded by the coding sequence ATGAGACAAAATTTGGGAACAATCGACCGAGGTATTCGAGTATTCGCAGCACTTGCAATTGCGATACTGTTTTTCTCGGAAACAATCAGCGGAACGATTGGAATCGTTCTGATGATCTTTGCTGGCGTTATGATACTAACCAGCCTAATGGGTTACTGCCCACTGTACAGTTTGTTGGGAATCTCCACTTATAAAAATAAGAATCAGAATCCCTATCAACAAAAATTAGATAATTGA
- a CDS encoding RNA polymerase sigma-70 factor produces the protein MPHCSNDDLNSNEQRLLTALKNGEEWAFSAIYEQYWRKLLGISYRLVRDKDLATSIVQDLFIYLWQKREILQIDSLESYLSTAIRFSTYKVLHQNKRRTAVHAELANEISSDIDEQQIDALFLKEYLQTGISKLPTKCQLVFKLSRENYQSYKEIAEQLNISEKSVEAHISRALRFLRHMRTGYSPSVGIAWRLKEENFLKNIN, from the coding sequence ATGCCTCATTGCTCCAACGATGATCTGAATTCGAACGAACAACGACTTCTTACCGCATTAAAAAATGGGGAGGAATGGGCTTTTTCCGCTATCTACGAACAATATTGGAGAAAACTGCTTGGCATCTCCTATCGATTGGTTCGCGACAAAGATTTAGCAACAAGTATCGTACAAGATCTGTTTATCTATTTATGGCAAAAGCGAGAAATATTACAAATTGACTCTTTAGAATCTTATCTCTCTACTGCTATCCGATTTTCCACCTACAAAGTACTACATCAAAATAAACGACGAACAGCCGTTCATGCAGAATTAGCGAATGAGATTAGCAGCGACATAGATGAACAACAAATTGACGCCTTGTTTCTAAAAGAATATTTGCAGACCGGAATTTCAAAGCTGCCAACAAAATGTCAATTGGTTTTCAAGCTTAGTAGGGAAAATTATCAGTCGTATAAAGAGATCGCTGAACAATTGAATATTTCCGAAAAATCAGTAGAGGCCCACATAAGTAGAGCATTAAGATTTCTACGGCATATGAGAACCGGTTATTCCCCTTCTGTCGGAATCGCTTGGAGATTGAAAGAAGAGAATTTCTTAAAAAATATTAACTGA
- a CDS encoding methyltransferase domain-containing protein has translation MLNENKIINRDHQASNKIFDNRSLEKDYATLIPILEEGLRVLDVGCGTGAISNGIARIIGPNGHITGIDNTEKFIVSGKESYSGTKNLQLVHCDLFNYNTDEKFDLIVSARTLQWLNNPKDAILKMKELLKPGGQLSILDFNHEKLEWDPQPPTSMQLYYQSFLKWRSDAGMNNHISDELVDYFDGAGFIAIEAFNSDEIYKKGDDNFLSRIGIWSKVANLKQVVEEGYISEELRLLAIEEYEEWIIGEAQRMTMKLTEVRGRKRDEYV, from the coding sequence ATGCTAAACGAAAACAAAATTATTAATCGTGACCATCAGGCTTCAAATAAAATATTTGATAATCGTAGCTTGGAAAAAGACTATGCTACTTTAATTCCGATTCTAGAGGAAGGATTACGAGTGTTGGATGTAGGATGTGGTACAGGTGCTATATCCAATGGGATTGCGAGAATTATTGGGCCTAACGGTCATATTACTGGGATAGATAATACTGAGAAGTTTATTGTAAGTGGAAAAGAAAGTTATTCTGGAACAAAAAATTTACAACTCGTCCATTGTGATTTATTTAACTACAATACCGATGAGAAGTTTGATCTAATTGTTTCAGCGCGTACCTTACAATGGTTAAATAATCCAAAAGACGCTATACTAAAAATGAAAGAATTGCTGAAACCTGGAGGTCAGTTATCCATCCTTGATTTTAATCATGAGAAATTAGAATGGGATCCTCAGCCGCCTACGAGCATGCAATTATATTATCAATCTTTTTTGAAGTGGCGTTCCGATGCAGGAATGAATAATCATATTTCCGATGAATTAGTCGACTATTTCGATGGAGCAGGCTTTATTGCTATTGAAGCTTTCAATTCCGATGAAATATATAAGAAAGGAGATGATAATTTTTTATCAAGAATCGGAATATGGTCAAAAGTAGCCAATTTAAAGCAAGTAGTGGAGGAAGGATATATTTCTGAAGAGTTAAGGTTGCTAGCAATTGAAGAATATGAGGAATGGATAATTGGTGAAGCTCAACGGATGACGATGAAGCTAACAGAAGTTAGAGGTCGGAAAAGAGATGAGTATGTTTAA
- a CDS encoding nuclear transport factor 2 family protein produces MIESNTKIVQSLYEAYVSNDEDAVRQILSDDIQWHIPGNHPLSETKKGLNDVLAFLSQLNKASFQASSNVVGYNDQFVIDFHRNWSKLDGEDNLNNMSCLLWKIENKKIVEVFNFPEDQHKVGSSFKKVYTNE; encoded by the coding sequence ATGATTGAAAGTAATACTAAGATAGTACAGAGCCTTTATGAAGCGTATGTTAGTAATGACGAAGATGCAGTAAGACAGATTCTTTCTGATGATATCCAATGGCATATTCCAGGTAACCATCCATTAAGTGAAACTAAAAAAGGATTGAATGATGTCCTTGCTTTTCTAAGTCAGCTTAATAAAGCATCGTTTCAGGCGTCCTCAAATGTTGTTGGATATAATGATCAATTTGTTATTGATTTTCATCGCAATTGGAGCAAGTTAGATGGAGAGGATAATTTGAACAACATGTCTTGTCTGCTTTGGAAAATAGAGAATAAAAAAATAGTGGAAGTCTTTAATTTTCCTGAGGATCAGCATAAGGTGGGTTCTTCCTTTAAAAAAGTTTATACAAATGAATAA